The genomic segment CCCCTGAGCTTGGTGCTGGATGTGCTGGAGGGCCGGGCCCAGCACCCCGGGGTCCTCTACGTGCAGAAGCAGTGCTCCAACCTGCCCACCGAGCTGCCCCAGTTGCTGCCTGACCTGGAATCCCATGTGCCCTGGGCCTCAGAAGCCCTGGGTAAGTGGAGGTGGGGTGGTCCCGGCCCTGGGCACGGAAGATACGGGAAGGAGGGGGTCAGCCTGCTTGCCCTTAGGTGATGACCTGACCTACAGGCTTGGTCCTGTCAGCATCTGGTGCAGCTCACTAAATACATTCCCAGGCCTCGACTTAATCATAGACAAACTACTGAAGATTGTTGTCCTTCCTTCTGCCCCAGGAGAGGGCGGGCCCCTTCCCCAAGCTTTCCCaacctctccctcttctccctgaCCCCTTTCTTGGGATTCTTCTGTGCTCACCCAGGTTTTGGCTCCGGCATCACTGGATGGCAGCTATCCCCAGCCTGGCCTTCCTAACTTGCTCTCTGCCATCTGCCCTGCAGGAAAGATGCCCGATGCTGTGAACTTCTGGCTAGGGGAGGCGGCTGCGGTGACTTCTTGTAGGTGTCGGGAATACAAAAGTGGGGAAGGAGCaggtgggggcagagggagggaagaCCCTGGTTGGAGGTTGGACTGACTGTTCTCTAAGATTTCCTTTGACTTTAGGACTCGGGCACCACAGAGGGCTTCCCTTGACagctgaggtgggggaagggaCCCATGGCATTGGGGGTGGGTGCATTGTTTCTTCTAGACCCAAAGAACGCTCCCTAAAGGCCAGTCGGGTCAGGGGGTAAGTGTAGGAGAACTTCCCCTCTTGGTGGAGAGGAGTCCAGGGCCTGGCGAGCATCAAGACCCTGGTAGGCGGAGTTCCAGAATGCCCATCGGAGCCCCTGGCATCTCCAGCCCACTGACTCTGTGTGCTTCTCTTTTGTCATAGGCCGTCTTGGGGTGCAGGGCTCTCAGCATGATGGTTTGACGCCtcctgtgcccctgcactccataCCCTGCCCCCGGGTCTTCTTTATGTTGGCAGTGCACAAGGACCCCTATGAGAACCTCTACTGCGTGGTCTCAGGAGAGAAGCATTTCCTGTTACATCCGCCCAGCGACCGGCCCTTCATCCCCTATGGTAGGGGATGTGACCTGCAGGGGCTGGGGAACAGCTGGCCCAAGGGGGAGGGAGGCAGCAAGAGCCTGGGAGGCCAGTTCCCAGGCCTGAGGTGTGGCTGTGGCATCCCCACTGCACCAGGGCCCCTGATCCCCTTGCCCCTGCCCAGGGCtggctggggtggaggagggtCTGGCAAGTTCCAGGCCATTTGCAGTTCCCCCACACCCTTCTCCCTTGGGCTCCAGAGCTGTACACACCGGCAACCTACCAGCTAACCGAAGAGGGCACCTTTAAGGTGGTGGATGAAGAGGCCATGGAGAAGGTGTCTGTCCTGTTCTTGGGCTCtagggagggagaagggcagaAGCCTGGCCCTGAAGAGCGGGCACAAAAGATCTGGGGAGGTGGCACCTTGCTCTGAAAAATCCCTAAGTCTGAGGCCTTTCATTGCTGAGCTGAGCAGGGTCAGTGGTGTTGACCTTTGGAAGGGACACAGCCTGAAGTCCTGGGGGGTCTGGGGGGCGGCTCCCTGGCATCTGATGTGTTCCCAGGTGCCCTGGATCCCACTGGACCCCTTGGCGCCAGACCTAGCCCGGTACCCCAGTTACAGTCAGGCCCAGGCCCTTCGCTGCACAGTGCGGGCCGGTGAGATGCTCTATCTGCCGGCTCTGTGGTTCCACCACGTCCAGCAGTCCCAGGGCTGCATTGCAGGTaaggagttgcccaggctgcccgGGGACAGGCCCCGCCAAGGTCCAGCAGGGCCTCTAGGGGGAGGCTTGGGAGGCTCCAGGTCAGAAGAGCGACCTTCATACTCAGATCCCCATTCTTCCCACAGTGAATTTCTGGTATGACATGGAATACGACCTCAAGTATAGTTACTTCCAGCTGCTCGACTCCCTCACCAAGGCTTCAGGCCTTGACTGATGGAGCACTGGTGAACACGGCCAGGCACGCCTCGGGGGAAGGGGCCAGCCCCTCCCTGGCCGGGTCAATTCTCGAGAGCCTGGAGTGTGCATGCTGGCTGCTGGCCCAGGGTCCAGCATGGCTTGAGATCAACTTTGGAGGATCTTGGAATGTGGTCATGAGGACTCAAGGTGCCAGGCAGGTCTGGGTGAGGGTTCTCAGGAAGTTGCCACACAGGTGAGCAGAGCAGGGATCAGGTGCAGTGGCACCTCTCCCCAGTGCTGTGATGTTGGGAGAGTCACTGCATCTCGGGCATTGGTGTTCTGTCAGTAAACAGATAATAATGGCTCTACCTCGCGGGGCTATCATGGGCTTGGAGATGATGTCTATGAGGACCAGCATGGAGCTGGCACACAGGACATGTTGAATAAAAGGTAGCTGTGAGTcgtatgttctttttttttttttttttgagatggagtctcgctccgtcgcccaggctagagtgcagtggtgtgatctcggctcacttcaacctccgcctccgggttcacaccattcttctgcctcagcctcccgagtagctgggactataggtgcctgccaccacgcctggctgttttgtgtttttagtagagatggtgtttcaccgtgttagccaggatggtctcgatctcctgacctcgtgatccaccctcctcagcctcccaaagtgctgggattacaggcatgagccaccgcgcccagcctgtgagTCGTATGTTCTGATCCTCCCTCTTGAAGTTGCCTTCTGTGCTCTAAGGAGGGCCTGAAGGTTCGGGTAAAAACTTCAGGGTGACCTTCACTGGGGGGTGAGGGCTGGATCCCAGCCTGGGCCCACAGAGCCGTCAGCTGCCCAAGTTCCGCTGTCCATGAGAGCCACCGCAGCCCCTCCCTGGGACAAGCAAGCAGACCTCAGTCTTGGAACTCTCGCCTAGACCTCTTCGGCCCAGGACCTTGAGAGCTATTCCTAGCTTTGCTATGGTTATTGTCCTCCCCCAGTTCAGGGGCAGCAGGTGGGACCTGGTGCCCTGGGGATAACCCCTGTTTTTCCCATAATAGGCACAGACAGGAAGGGACAGAAGCCCCTGCCTGTTCTGGGGCTGTCCCTCTGAGGAACGAGTTGGTCTCTACTCTCTGACCCCCCTACAAACCATGCCTTGGAGACAGAAGAACCCCCTGCCCCTGAGTGCCAGCCCACAGGCCTCATCCCTGGCCACTCAGCACCTGGCTTTGAAGGGCTGTTTTATGTGACAGCCACTCCCCTGCCTGTTGTGAGGGGGCCCGGGTGCTCATCTCCGATTGATGGAGCCCTGCAGTCAAGACTGGGCATTCCTGTCCAACAGGTGCCAGAGTTGCGAAAGGCCTGTGACGGGGCACTCCACTGTTCCCTTGGCTGCTGTTCTGGGACTcacccctgctttccttctgCTCAGCCCCTGGCAGCAGGCTCTCCGGACTGGGATTGCAGAGCTGGGAGTTCAGGGCTGGGCGGGGCAGGCCCGGGTGGTAATGCTGGCCAGTGCCACAGAGGTGTCAGGAGTGCTAGTATAGGCTTAGGGTGCCTCATTTCCTGGACAGGTGGCTGGTCCAGGAGTGGGTGTGGAGCTTAGGTGGAGCAGAGGCAGCAGGTGGGAGGGACTTGGGACCAACTGGGACATTACATCCCTGGCTCTGGGTTAGAAAGCCCACAGTCCTTGATCCTGTGGCCACTGCTTCATCATTCCTGCTCCTAAGGACTGGGTCTCATGGCTCTGGTAAGGCCTGGCAGGGTACTGGGTCCCCACTCTGACCCCTGCTCTCTACCTGGGGCCTGGTTAGTATGTTTCTTATGGGAGCTGTGGTCTCCAGGTGTAGGGAGGGAAGTTTATTGACCACAAGACCAGGGCAGTGGGCAGAAGCCAGGGGAGAAGGAGGCCTGGGGATGAGGGATCCAGCCTGAGTTTTTTCTGCCCTGGGAACGGGCTCCTGGCACAGCTCCCTGGCACCATGGATATGGGCCCTGGAGACTC from the Chlorocebus sabaeus isolate Y175 chromosome 26, mChlSab1.0.hap1, whole genome shotgun sequence genome contains:
- the JMJD7 gene encoding bifunctional peptidase and (3S)-lysyl hydroxylase JMJD7 isoform X1 — protein: MAEAALDAVRRELREFPAAARELSVPLAVPYLDKPPTPLHFYRDWVCPSRPCIIRNALQHWPALQKWSLPYFRATVGSTEVSVAVTPDGYADAVRGDRFVMPAERRVPLSLVLDVLEGRAQHPGVLYVQKQCSNLPTELPQLLPDLESHVPWASEALGKMPDAVNFWLGEAAAVTSCRLGVQGSQHDGLTPPVPLHSIPCPRVFFMLAVHKDPYENLYCVVSGEKHFLLHPPSDRPFIPYELYTPATYQLTEEGTFKVVDEEAMEKVPWIPLDPLAPDLARYPSYSQAQALRCTVRAGEMLYLPALWFHHVQQSQGCIAVNFWYDMEYDLKYSYFQLLDSLTKASGLD
- the JMJD7 gene encoding bifunctional peptidase and (3S)-lysyl hydroxylase JMJD7 isoform X2, which encodes MAEAALDAVRRELREFPAAARELSVPLAVPYLDKPPTPLHFYRDWVCPSRPCIIRNALQHWPALQKWSLPYFRATVGSTEVSVAVTPDGYADAVRGDRFVMPAERRVPLSLVLDVLEGRAQHPGVLYVQKQCSNLPTELPQLLPDLESHVPWASEALGKMPDAVNFWLGEAAAVTSLHKDPYENLYCVVSGEKHFLLHPPSDRPFIPYELYTPATYQLTEEGTFKVVDEEAMEKVPWIPLDPLAPDLARYPSYSQAQALRCTVRAGEMLYLPALWFHHVQQSQGCIAVNFWYDMEYDLKYSYFQLLDSLTKASGLD